One Dasypus novemcinctus isolate mDasNov1 chromosome 1, mDasNov1.1.hap2, whole genome shotgun sequence genomic window carries:
- the CDKN2AIP gene encoding CDKN2A-interacting protein isoform X1 — protein MEGNFSLLGRDQKQGLRAETQGPRFRSAAPGLPGSKTQSRAPEAFVLPGPGGEQSFPAPGGALLASAPGATAGGGGRGPGRGQRHKAKRNPRVSAPVRTPGEAPRSPRPGAGGAERPPPPPSPPRRRGRGVAQSFLGEGPAPRRKDARERGYKREGAGAGRKGAQVRRLLVLLSGARASPGAFSRGPRCRPRGQAAHRRAPRLLAVQRPLAASATRRPNMAQEVSEFLSQNPRAAAWVEALRSDGETDKHWRHRREFLLRNAGDLLPAGGAASAPADEAADAESGARSRQMQQLVSFSMAWANHVFLGCRYPQKVMDKILSMAEGIKVTDAPIHTTRDELVAKVKKRGISSSNEGIEEPSKKRVIEGKTSSAVEQDQANISAKTEHVPAMQENSSACTGPSTKSESSGNSTRSQNNSTGDGDEPGSSQSSSSVSSQVTPAGSGKANESEGSDKHGSASFVSLLKSSVNSHVTQSTDCRQQSGSPKKNALEGSSVSAFQSRSEIQVPLLGSSGSSEIELPLLSSDTSSETASSGLTSKTSSEASVSSSVSKNSSSGTSLLTSKSSSSTNPSLLTSKSTSQVAASLLASKSSSQTSGSLVSKSASLASVSQLTSKSSSQTSISQLPSKSTSQSSESSVKFSCCKLTNEDVKQKQPFFNRLYKTVAWKLVAVGGFSPTVNHGELLNAAIEALKATLDVFFVPLKELADLPQNKSSQENIVCELRCKSVYLGTGCGKSKENAKAVASREALKLFLKKKVVVKICKRKYRGSEIEDLVLLDEESRPVNLPPALKHPQELL, from the exons ATGGAGGGAAACTTTTCTCTACTTGGCAGGGACCAAAAACAAGGTCTCAGGGCGGAGACCCAGGGACCTCGCTTCCGCTCCGCGGCTCCCGGCCTACCAGGAAGTAAAACACAGTCTCGAGCCCCCGAGGCCTTTGTCCTCCCGGGCCCAGGGGGTGAGCAGAGCTTCCCCGCGCCCGGCGGGGCGTTGCTCGCCTCCGCTCCAGGCGCCACAGCGGGGGGCGGAGGAAGGGGCCCGGGCCGGGGCCAGCGTCACAAAGCCAAGCGGAACCCTCGGGTTTCGGCCCCCGTCAGGACGCCGGGCGAAGCCCCTCGCAGCCCACGCCCCGGGGCGGGAGGCGCCGAGCGCCCGCCCCCTCCACCCTCGCCGCCCAGGCGTCGCGGCCGCGGCGTCGCGCAAAGCTTCCTGGGAGAGGGGCCCGCGCCGCGCCGGAAGGACGCGCGGGAACGAGGTTATAAAAGGGAGGGAGCGGGCGCCGGGCGGAAGGGGGCGCAGGTGCGGCGGCTGCTGGTGCTGTTGTCTGGTGCGCGGGCCTCCCCAGGGGCGTTCTCCCGAGGGCCGCGGTGTAGGCCGCGGGGACAGGCCGCTCACCGCCGCGCGCCCCGCCTCTTGGCCGTGCAGCGTCCGCTCGCGGCTTCCGCGACCCGCAGGCCCAACATGGCGCAGGAGGTGTCGGAGTTCCTGAGCCAGAACCCGCGGGCGGCCGCCTGGGTGGAGGCGCTGCGCAGCGACGGCGAGACCGACAAGCACTGGCGCCACCGCCGGGAGTTTCTGCTCCGCAACGCCGGGGACCTGCTTCCCGCTGGCGGCGCTGCTTCCGCTCCTGCCGACGAAGCCGCGGACGCCGAGAGCGGGGCCCGCAGTCGGCAGATGCAGCAGCTCGTCTCCTTTTCCATGGCCTGGGCGAACCACGTCTTCCTCGGGTGCCG GTACCCTCAAAAAGTTATGGATAAAATACTTAGTATGGCTGAAGGCATCAAAGTGACAGATGCTCCAATCCATACAACAAGAGACGAACTGGTTGCCAAGGTGAAGAAAAGAGGGATATCGAGTAGCAATG aAGGGATAGAGGAGCCATCGAAAAAACGAGTGATAGAAGGAAAAACCAGTTCTGCGGTTGAGCAGGATCAAGCAAACATTTCTGCCAAAACAGAACATGTACCAGCTATGCAGGAAAACAGTTCAGCATGTACGGGGCCTTCTACCAAATCAGAGAGTAGTGGGAACTCAACTAGGAGTCAAAATAACTCTACAGGTGATGGGGATGAACCTGGTTCCAGCCAGAGCAGCAGCAGCGTTTCCTCTCAGGTAACGCCAGCAGGGTCTGGAAAAGCTAATGAATCGGAAGGTTCAGATAAGCATggttcagcatcatttgtttctttgttgaaaTCCAGTGTGAATAGTCACGTGACCCAATCCACTGATTGCAGACAACAAAGTGGATCACCTAAAAAGAATGCTTTGGAAGGCtcttcagtctcagctttccaaagccgttcagagattcaggtgccCTTGTTGGGCTCCTCAGGAAGTTCAGAAATAGAGTTGCCACTGTTGTCTTCTGATACTAGTTCAGAGACAGCCTCAAGTGGGTTAACTTCCAAAACTAGTTCAGAGGCAAGTGTTTCATCATCAGTTTCTAAAAACAGCTCATCAGGCACATCCTTGCTCACTTCCAAGAGCAGCTCCTCAACAAATCCATCGCTGCTGACTTCTAAAAGCACTTCCCAGGTAGCTGCGTCGCTGTTAGCTTCCAAAAGCAGCTCCCAGACCAGTGGATCTCTGGTGTCCAAAAGTGCTTCCTTAGCAAGTGTGTCTCAGCTGACTTCTAAGAGTAGTTCTCAAACTAGCATATCACAGTTGCCTTCTAAAAGTACTTCACAGTCAAGTGAGAGTTCAGTCAAATTTTCTTGTTGCAAGTTAACCAATGAAGATGTGAAACAGAAGCAGCCTTTTTTCAATAGACTGTATAAAACAGTGGCATGGAAGTTGGTAGCTGTTGGTGGCTTTAGTCCCACCGTGAATCATGGAGAGCTCCTAAATGCAGCTATTGAGGCTCTGAAAGCAACACTGGATGTGTTTTTTGTCCCACTAAAAGAACTGGCAGATCTCCCTCAAAATAAGAGCTCTCAAGAAAATATTGTTTGTGAATTGAGGTGCAAGTCTGTGTATTTGGGCACTGGTTgtggaaaaagcaaagaaaatgcaAAAGCAGTTGCATCAAGAGAAGCACTGAAGTTATTTCTCAAGAAAAAGGTGGTggtaaaaatatgtaaaagaaaatacaggggtAGTGAAATAGAAGATTTAGTACTCCTTGATGAAGAATCAAGACCTGTAAACTTACCTCCAGCACTAAAACATCCTCAAGAATTATTATAA
- the CDKN2AIP gene encoding CDKN2A-interacting protein isoform X2, with protein MEGNFSLLGRDQKQGLRAETQGPRFRSAAPGLPGSKTQSRAPEAFVLPGPGGEQSFPAPGGALLASAPGATAGGGGRGPGRGQRHKAKRNPRVSAPVRTPGEAPRSPRPGAGGAERPPPPPSPPRRRGRGVAQSFLGEGPAPRRKDARERGYKREGAGAGRKGAQVRRLLVLLSGARASPGAFSRGPRCRPRGQAAHRRAPRLLAVQRPLAASATRRPNMAQEVSEFLSQNPRAAAWVEALRSDGETDKHWRHRREFLLRNAGDLLPAGGAASAPADEAADAESGARSRQMQQLVSFSMAWANHVFLGCRYPQKVMDKILSMAEGIKVTDAPIHTTRDELVAKKG; from the exons ATGGAGGGAAACTTTTCTCTACTTGGCAGGGACCAAAAACAAGGTCTCAGGGCGGAGACCCAGGGACCTCGCTTCCGCTCCGCGGCTCCCGGCCTACCAGGAAGTAAAACACAGTCTCGAGCCCCCGAGGCCTTTGTCCTCCCGGGCCCAGGGGGTGAGCAGAGCTTCCCCGCGCCCGGCGGGGCGTTGCTCGCCTCCGCTCCAGGCGCCACAGCGGGGGGCGGAGGAAGGGGCCCGGGCCGGGGCCAGCGTCACAAAGCCAAGCGGAACCCTCGGGTTTCGGCCCCCGTCAGGACGCCGGGCGAAGCCCCTCGCAGCCCACGCCCCGGGGCGGGAGGCGCCGAGCGCCCGCCCCCTCCACCCTCGCCGCCCAGGCGTCGCGGCCGCGGCGTCGCGCAAAGCTTCCTGGGAGAGGGGCCCGCGCCGCGCCGGAAGGACGCGCGGGAACGAGGTTATAAAAGGGAGGGAGCGGGCGCCGGGCGGAAGGGGGCGCAGGTGCGGCGGCTGCTGGTGCTGTTGTCTGGTGCGCGGGCCTCCCCAGGGGCGTTCTCCCGAGGGCCGCGGTGTAGGCCGCGGGGACAGGCCGCTCACCGCCGCGCGCCCCGCCTCTTGGCCGTGCAGCGTCCGCTCGCGGCTTCCGCGACCCGCAGGCCCAACATGGCGCAGGAGGTGTCGGAGTTCCTGAGCCAGAACCCGCGGGCGGCCGCCTGGGTGGAGGCGCTGCGCAGCGACGGCGAGACCGACAAGCACTGGCGCCACCGCCGGGAGTTTCTGCTCCGCAACGCCGGGGACCTGCTTCCCGCTGGCGGCGCTGCTTCCGCTCCTGCCGACGAAGCCGCGGACGCCGAGAGCGGGGCCCGCAGTCGGCAGATGCAGCAGCTCGTCTCCTTTTCCATGGCCTGGGCGAACCACGTCTTCCTCGGGTGCCG GTACCCTCAAAAAGTTATGGATAAAATACTTAGTATGGCTGAAGGCATCAAAGTGACAGATGCTCCAATCCATACAACAAGAGACGAACTGGTTGCCAAG aAGGGATAG